Proteins from one Xenopus tropicalis strain Nigerian chromosome 1, UCB_Xtro_10.0, whole genome shotgun sequence genomic window:
- the LOC108645667 gene encoding vomeronasal type-2 receptor 26 has translation MGSNLAPSYANIFMSYLEHSENCFRCPDLEWPNKENTQCIPKKEDFLSYTTDVISIVLSSISVLFLLITFLILGVYIKYRDTPIVRANNRSLSFLLLVSIKLSFLSVFLFLGRPGDITCRLRNITYGIAFSIAVSSLLAKTIMVYIAFKSTKPGSSWGKWMGVKLSRSVVLVFSSIQIIICITWLAISPPFQELDIHTYPGTIIIQCNEGSALGFYSVIGYMGLLAAVSFVLAFLARSLPDSFNEAKYI, from the exons ATGGGGAGTAACCTGGCACCGAGCTATGCCAACATTTTTATGAGTTATCTGGAAC acAGTGAAAACTGCTTCAGATGCCCAGATTTGGAATGGCCCAATAAGGAAAACACTCAGTGCATTCCAAAAAAAGAAGACTTTCTTTCCTACACTACTGATGTAATTTCAATAGTTCTGTCATCAATATCAGTTCTCTTTTTGCTTATAACATTTTTGATACTGGGAGTGTATATAAAATACCGTGACACCCCCATtgtgagagccaacaacagaAGTCTCAgtttcctcctccttgtctccatcaagctgagtttcctcagtgtgtttctgttcctcggtcgccctgggGATATAACCTGCCGGCTGCGTAACATCACTTATGGAATCGCCTTCTCCATAGccgtctcttctctcctggccaagactatcatggtttatATTGCTTTCAAatccaccaagccagggagctcatggggAAAATGGATGGGAGTGAAACTGTCCAGATCTGTAGTCTTGGTCTTTTCGTCCATTCAAATAATAATCTGCAttacttggttggccatttctcctccctttcaggaactggacattcacacttaccctggaaccatcatcattcagtgcaatgagggctcagctcttggcttttactcagttattgggtatatggggcttctggcagctgttagttttgttttagcatttttagctcggagcttaccggacagttttaatgaggccaagtacatc